A stretch of Lutra lutra chromosome 9, mLutLut1.2, whole genome shotgun sequence DNA encodes these proteins:
- the CTSA gene encoding lysosomal protective protein, with the protein MTSRDRAPPGERGRGGAEMIGAALSPPWLLLLLLPWAPPGQAAPDVDEIQCLPGLAKQPAFRQYSGYLRGSGSKHLHYWFVESQKDPKSSPLVLWLNGGPGCSSLDGFLTEHGPFLVQPDGATLEYNPYSWNLIANVLYLESPAGVGFSYSDDKTYATNDTEVAQSNFEALKDFFRLFPEYKDNELFLTGESYAGIYIPTLAVLVMQDPSMNLQGLAVGNGLSSYEQNDNSLVYFAYYHGLLGNRLWSSLQTHCCSQNKCNFYDNTDPECVTNLQEVSRIVGNSGLNIYNLYAPCAGGVPGHLRFEEDTVVLHDFGNIFTRLPIKQTRHQVLLLRSGDRVRMDPPCTNTTAASTYLNNPYVRKALHVPEQLPRWDMCNFLVNIQYRRLYQSVQDQYLKLLTTQKYRILLYNGDVDMACNFMGDEWFVDSLNQKMEVQRRPWLVDYGDSGEQIAGFVKEFSHIAFLTIKGAGHMVPTDKPQAALTMFSRFLNKQPY; encoded by the exons ATGACCTCCCGCGACCGGGCCCCTCCTGGAGAACGAGGACGCGGGGGAGCAGAG ATGATCGGAGCCGCGCTGTCGCCTCCTTGGCTGCTGCTGCTACTCCTGCCCTGGGCGCCCCCAGGCCAGGCAGCACCGGACGTCGATGAGATCCAGTGCCTGCCTGGGTTGGCCAAGCAGCCGGCTTTCCGCCAGTACTCCGGCTACCTCCGTGGCTCCGGCTCCAAGCACCTCCACTACTG gtTTGTGGAATCGCAGAAGGATCCCAAGAGCAGCCCTCTGGTGCTTTGGCTCAACGGAGGGCCTGGCTGCAGCTCCCTAGATGGCTTCCTCACAGAGCACGGCCCCTTCCTG gTGCAGCCAGATGGTGCCACGCTGGAGTACAACCCCTATTCTTGGAACCTG ATTGCCAATGTGTTGTACCTTGAGTCCCCAGCTGGGGTGGGCTTCTCCTACTCTGATGACAAGACTTATGCCACCAACGACACCGAG GTCGCCCAGAGCAATTTTGAGGCCCTGAAGGATTTCTTCCGCCTCTTCCCGGAGTACAAGGACAATGAGCTTTTCCTGACAGGAGAGAGCTATGCCGGCATTTACATCCCCACCCTGGCCGTGTTGGTCATGCAGGATCCCAGCATGAACCTGCAG GGGTTGGCTGTGGGCAATGGACTCTCCTCCTATGAGCAGAATGACAACTCCCTGGTCTATTTCGCCTACTACCATGGCCTTCTGGGGAACAG GCTCTGGTCTTCCCTCCAGACCCACTGCTGCTCTCAGAACAAGTGTAATTTCTACGACAACACCGACCCAGAATGTGTGACTAAT CTACAGGAAGTGTCCCGCATCGTGGGCAACTCGGGCCTCAACATTTACAACCTCTACGCCCCCTGCGCTGGGGGTGTGCCTGGGCATTTAAG GTTCGAGGAGGACACGGTCGTGCTCCACGACTTCGGCAACATCTTCACTCGCCTGCCGATCAAGCAGACACGGCATCAG gtgctgctgctgcgCTCTGGGGACAGGGTGCGCATGGACCCGCCCTGCACCAACACCACGGCCGCCTCCACCTACCTCAACAACCCTTATGTGCGCAAGGCCCTCCACGTCCCTGAGCAGCTGCCCCGCTGGGACATGTGCAA CTTCCTGGTGAATATACAATACCGCCGCCTCTACCAAAGTGTGCAGGACCAGTACTTGAAGCTACTCACCACGCAG AAATACCGGATCCTGCTGTACAACGGAGATGTGGATATGGCTTGCAATTTCATGGGGGATGAGTGGTTCGTGGATTCCCTCAACCAGAAG ATGGAGGTCCAGCGCCGGCCCTGGTTAGTGGACTACGGGGACAGTGGAGAGCAGATTGCTGGCTTCGTGAAGGAGTTCTCCCACATCGCCTTTCTCACCATCAAG GGCGCTGGGCACATGGTCCCCACCGACAAGCCCCAGGCTGCCCTCACCATGTTCTCCCGCTTCCTGAATAAGCAGCCGTACTGA
- the PLTP gene encoding phospholipid transfer protein isoform X3 — protein sequence MALLGALLLAFLVGAHAELPGCKIRITSKALELVKQEGLRFLEQELETITIPDLRGREGQFYYNISEVKVTELQLTSSELHFQPEQELVLQISNASLGLRFRRQLLYWFLYDGGYINASAEGVSIRTALQLSRDATGRIKVSNVSCQASVSRMHAAFGGTFKKVYEFLSTFIISGMRFLLNQQICPVLYHAGTVLLNSLLDTVPVRSSVDELVGIDYSLLKDPVASDSNLDMDFRGAFFPLAEENWSLPNRAVEPQLQEEERMVYVAFSEFFFDSAMESYFRAEALKLSLVGDKVPHDLDMLLRATYFGSIVLLSPAVIDSPLKLELRVLAPPRCTIKPSGSTVSVTASVTIALVPPDQPEVQLSSMTMDARLSAKMALQGKALRTQLDLRRFRIYSNQSALESLALIPLQAPLKTMLQIGVMPMLNERMWRGVQIPLPEGINFVREVVTNHAGFLTIGADLHFAKGLREVIEKNRPADTRDPWTSSASPPSTAAA from the exons ATGGCCCTCCTCGGGGCCCTCCTCCTAGCGTTTCTGGTAGGCGCTCATGCGGAGCTCCCCGGCTGTAAGATCCGCATCACCTCCAAGGCGCTGGAGCTGG TGAAGCAGGAGGGCCTGCGCTTTCTGGAACAAGAGCTGGAGACCATCACCATTCCGGACCTGCGGGGCCGGGAAGGCCAATTCTACTACAACATCTCGGA GGTGAAGGTCACAGAGCTGCAGCTGACATCCTCTGAGCTCCATTTCCAGCCAGAGCAAGAGCTGGTGCTACAGATCAGCAACGCGTCCTTGGGGCTGCGTTTCCGGAGGCAGCTTCTCTACTGGTTCTT GTATGATGGGGGCTACATCAATGCCTCTGCCGAGGGTGTGTCCATCCGCACTGCTCTGCAGCTCTCCCGGGATGCCACCGGCCGCATCAAAGTGTCTAACGTCTCCTGCCAGGCCTCGGTCTCCAGAATGCACGCAGCCTTCGGGGGAACCTTCAA GAAGGTATACGAGTTCCTCTCCACATTCATCATCTCGGGGATGCGCTTTCTCCTGAACCAGCAG ATCTGCCCTGTGCTTTACCACGCAGGGACGGTGCTCCTCAATTCACTCCTGGACACTGTGCCTG TTCGCAGCTCTGTGGATGAGCTGGTTGGCATCGACTACTCCCTCCTGAAGGACCCAGTCGCTTCCGACAGCAACCTGGACATGGACTTCCGG GGGGCCTTCTTTCCTCTGGCTGAGGAGAACTGGAGCCTGCCCAACCGGGCGGTAGAGCCCCAGCTGCAGGAGGAGGAGCGGATGGTGTACGTGGCCTTCTCGGAGTTCTTCTTTGACTCTGCCATGGAGAGTTACTTCCGGGCGGAAGCCCTTAAGCTGTCCCTGGTGGGGGACAAG gTGCCCCACGATCTGGACATGCTGCTGAGAGCCACCTACTTTGGGAGCATTGTCCTACTG agcccagcgGTGATCGACTCCCCGCTGAAGCTGGAGCTGCGCGTCCTGGCCCCACCTCGCTGCACCATCAAGCCCTCGGGTAGCACTGTCTCCGTCACTGCCAGTGTCACCATAGCCCTGGTCCCACCTGACCAGCCCGAGGTCCAACTGTCCAGCATGACCATG GATGCCCGTCTCAGCGCCAAGATGGCACTCCAGGGGAAGGCGCTGCGCACCCAGCTGGACCTGCGCCG GTTCCGAATCTATTCGAACCAGTCCGCTTTGGAGTCCCTGGCA ctgATCCCGCTGCAAGCCCCTTTGAAGACCATGCTGCAGATTGGGGTGATGCCCATGCTCAATG AGCGGATGTGGCGGGGGGTGCAGATCCCACTACCCGAGGGCATCAACTTTGTGCGTGAGGTGGTGACGAACCATGCG GGCTTCCTCACCATTGGGGCCGACCTCCACTTTGCCAAAGGGCTGCGAGAGGTGATTGAGAAGAACCGGCCTGCCGACACCCGGGACCCCTGGACATCCAGTGCCTCTCCGCCCTCCACAGCGGCTGCCTGA
- the PLTP gene encoding phospholipid transfer protein isoform X1 — MTGAGFEPGPLAMALLGALLLAFLVGAHAELPGCKIRITSKALELVKQEGLRFLEQELETITIPDLRGREGQFYYNISEVKVTELQLTSSELHFQPEQELVLQISNASLGLRFRRQLLYWFLYDGGYINASAEGVSIRTALQLSRDATGRIKVSNVSCQASVSRMHAAFGGTFKKVYEFLSTFIISGMRFLLNQQICPVLYHAGTVLLNSLLDTVPVRSSVDELVGIDYSLLKDPVASDSNLDMDFRGAFFPLAEENWSLPNRAVEPQLQEEERMVYVAFSEFFFDSAMESYFRAEALKLSLVGDKVPHDLDMLLRATYFGSIVLLSPAVIDSPLKLELRVLAPPRCTIKPSGSTVSVTASVTIALVPPDQPEVQLSSMTMDARLSAKMALQGKALRTQLDLRRFRIYSNQSALESLALIPLQAPLKTMLQIGVMPMLNERMWRGVQIPLPEGINFVREVVTNHAGFLTIGADLHFAKGLREVIEKNRPADTRDPWTSSASPPSTAAA; from the exons ATGACAGGAGCCGGATTTGAACCAG gcccgcTCGCCATGGCCCTCCTCGGGGCCCTCCTCCTAGCGTTTCTGGTAGGCGCTCATGCGGAGCTCCCCGGCTGTAAGATCCGCATCACCTCCAAGGCGCTGGAGCTGG TGAAGCAGGAGGGCCTGCGCTTTCTGGAACAAGAGCTGGAGACCATCACCATTCCGGACCTGCGGGGCCGGGAAGGCCAATTCTACTACAACATCTCGGA GGTGAAGGTCACAGAGCTGCAGCTGACATCCTCTGAGCTCCATTTCCAGCCAGAGCAAGAGCTGGTGCTACAGATCAGCAACGCGTCCTTGGGGCTGCGTTTCCGGAGGCAGCTTCTCTACTGGTTCTT GTATGATGGGGGCTACATCAATGCCTCTGCCGAGGGTGTGTCCATCCGCACTGCTCTGCAGCTCTCCCGGGATGCCACCGGCCGCATCAAAGTGTCTAACGTCTCCTGCCAGGCCTCGGTCTCCAGAATGCACGCAGCCTTCGGGGGAACCTTCAA GAAGGTATACGAGTTCCTCTCCACATTCATCATCTCGGGGATGCGCTTTCTCCTGAACCAGCAG ATCTGCCCTGTGCTTTACCACGCAGGGACGGTGCTCCTCAATTCACTCCTGGACACTGTGCCTG TTCGCAGCTCTGTGGATGAGCTGGTTGGCATCGACTACTCCCTCCTGAAGGACCCAGTCGCTTCCGACAGCAACCTGGACATGGACTTCCGG GGGGCCTTCTTTCCTCTGGCTGAGGAGAACTGGAGCCTGCCCAACCGGGCGGTAGAGCCCCAGCTGCAGGAGGAGGAGCGGATGGTGTACGTGGCCTTCTCGGAGTTCTTCTTTGACTCTGCCATGGAGAGTTACTTCCGGGCGGAAGCCCTTAAGCTGTCCCTGGTGGGGGACAAG gTGCCCCACGATCTGGACATGCTGCTGAGAGCCACCTACTTTGGGAGCATTGTCCTACTG agcccagcgGTGATCGACTCCCCGCTGAAGCTGGAGCTGCGCGTCCTGGCCCCACCTCGCTGCACCATCAAGCCCTCGGGTAGCACTGTCTCCGTCACTGCCAGTGTCACCATAGCCCTGGTCCCACCTGACCAGCCCGAGGTCCAACTGTCCAGCATGACCATG GATGCCCGTCTCAGCGCCAAGATGGCACTCCAGGGGAAGGCGCTGCGCACCCAGCTGGACCTGCGCCG GTTCCGAATCTATTCGAACCAGTCCGCTTTGGAGTCCCTGGCA ctgATCCCGCTGCAAGCCCCTTTGAAGACCATGCTGCAGATTGGGGTGATGCCCATGCTCAATG AGCGGATGTGGCGGGGGGTGCAGATCCCACTACCCGAGGGCATCAACTTTGTGCGTGAGGTGGTGACGAACCATGCG GGCTTCCTCACCATTGGGGCCGACCTCCACTTTGCCAAAGGGCTGCGAGAGGTGATTGAGAAGAACCGGCCTGCCGACACCCGGGACCCCTGGACATCCAGTGCCTCTCCGCCCTCCACAGCGGCTGCCTGA
- the PLTP gene encoding phospholipid transfer protein isoform X2 produces MEGPLAMALLGALLLAFLVGAHAELPGCKIRITSKALELVKQEGLRFLEQELETITIPDLRGREGQFYYNISEVKVTELQLTSSELHFQPEQELVLQISNASLGLRFRRQLLYWFLYDGGYINASAEGVSIRTALQLSRDATGRIKVSNVSCQASVSRMHAAFGGTFKKVYEFLSTFIISGMRFLLNQQICPVLYHAGTVLLNSLLDTVPVRSSVDELVGIDYSLLKDPVASDSNLDMDFRGAFFPLAEENWSLPNRAVEPQLQEEERMVYVAFSEFFFDSAMESYFRAEALKLSLVGDKVPHDLDMLLRATYFGSIVLLSPAVIDSPLKLELRVLAPPRCTIKPSGSTVSVTASVTIALVPPDQPEVQLSSMTMDARLSAKMALQGKALRTQLDLRRFRIYSNQSALESLALIPLQAPLKTMLQIGVMPMLNERMWRGVQIPLPEGINFVREVVTNHAGFLTIGADLHFAKGLREVIEKNRPADTRDPWTSSASPPSTAAA; encoded by the exons ATGGAAG gcccgcTCGCCATGGCCCTCCTCGGGGCCCTCCTCCTAGCGTTTCTGGTAGGCGCTCATGCGGAGCTCCCCGGCTGTAAGATCCGCATCACCTCCAAGGCGCTGGAGCTGG TGAAGCAGGAGGGCCTGCGCTTTCTGGAACAAGAGCTGGAGACCATCACCATTCCGGACCTGCGGGGCCGGGAAGGCCAATTCTACTACAACATCTCGGA GGTGAAGGTCACAGAGCTGCAGCTGACATCCTCTGAGCTCCATTTCCAGCCAGAGCAAGAGCTGGTGCTACAGATCAGCAACGCGTCCTTGGGGCTGCGTTTCCGGAGGCAGCTTCTCTACTGGTTCTT GTATGATGGGGGCTACATCAATGCCTCTGCCGAGGGTGTGTCCATCCGCACTGCTCTGCAGCTCTCCCGGGATGCCACCGGCCGCATCAAAGTGTCTAACGTCTCCTGCCAGGCCTCGGTCTCCAGAATGCACGCAGCCTTCGGGGGAACCTTCAA GAAGGTATACGAGTTCCTCTCCACATTCATCATCTCGGGGATGCGCTTTCTCCTGAACCAGCAG ATCTGCCCTGTGCTTTACCACGCAGGGACGGTGCTCCTCAATTCACTCCTGGACACTGTGCCTG TTCGCAGCTCTGTGGATGAGCTGGTTGGCATCGACTACTCCCTCCTGAAGGACCCAGTCGCTTCCGACAGCAACCTGGACATGGACTTCCGG GGGGCCTTCTTTCCTCTGGCTGAGGAGAACTGGAGCCTGCCCAACCGGGCGGTAGAGCCCCAGCTGCAGGAGGAGGAGCGGATGGTGTACGTGGCCTTCTCGGAGTTCTTCTTTGACTCTGCCATGGAGAGTTACTTCCGGGCGGAAGCCCTTAAGCTGTCCCTGGTGGGGGACAAG gTGCCCCACGATCTGGACATGCTGCTGAGAGCCACCTACTTTGGGAGCATTGTCCTACTG agcccagcgGTGATCGACTCCCCGCTGAAGCTGGAGCTGCGCGTCCTGGCCCCACCTCGCTGCACCATCAAGCCCTCGGGTAGCACTGTCTCCGTCACTGCCAGTGTCACCATAGCCCTGGTCCCACCTGACCAGCCCGAGGTCCAACTGTCCAGCATGACCATG GATGCCCGTCTCAGCGCCAAGATGGCACTCCAGGGGAAGGCGCTGCGCACCCAGCTGGACCTGCGCCG GTTCCGAATCTATTCGAACCAGTCCGCTTTGGAGTCCCTGGCA ctgATCCCGCTGCAAGCCCCTTTGAAGACCATGCTGCAGATTGGGGTGATGCCCATGCTCAATG AGCGGATGTGGCGGGGGGTGCAGATCCCACTACCCGAGGGCATCAACTTTGTGCGTGAGGTGGTGACGAACCATGCG GGCTTCCTCACCATTGGGGCCGACCTCCACTTTGCCAAAGGGCTGCGAGAGGTGATTGAGAAGAACCGGCCTGCCGACACCCGGGACCCCTGGACATCCAGTGCCTCTCCGCCCTCCACAGCGGCTGCCTGA